One Arthrobacter sp. B3I4 genomic window, GAACCTGCAGACTTTCCGGGACGGGTGGCGCGTCCTGCGGACCCTGGCCCGGGAGTGCACGGCCTGGGAGGCGCCCACGGCCGGCGCCCGGCCCGAGGCGCTGCGGAGGGTGAAATACACCTACCCGGACGTCCGCTTTGCACGCACTCCGACAGACCCTCGGAGTCTCCTGGCCCTGGCGGAAGGTGCCTAAGATGCTGGACTTCAATTTTCGACCCTCCGTTTCGGTTGTGATCTGCTCCTACACCGAGCAGCGCTGGGACCTGTTGATGCGCGTCATCGACTCCGTCCACGGCCAGACACTCAAGCCGGAACAGGTGATTGTGGTGGTCGACCACAACGTAGATCTCTACAAGCGCCTGGTCGCTACGGTGCAGGACGTAACCCTGGTGGAAAGCACGGGCCCGCAAGGTCTCTCCGGCGCCCGGAACACCGGCGTCGGCCTGGTGACCTCCGAGATCGTTGCGTTTCTTGACGACGACGCCGAGGCCGATCCGTTCTGGCTTGAGCGCTTGACCGCACTCTACGACGACTCCGACGTGCTTGCCGTGGGCGGCATGGTGGAGCCGGTCTGGGAAGGGGGCAGGCCCGGACACTTCGGCCCTGAACTGGACTGGATTGTCGGTTGCAGCCACCGGGGGATGCCCAGGGTGGCCTCGGAGGTGCGGAACGTGGTGGGGGCCAACATGTCCTTCCGTCGGGAGGTTCTCCAGCATGTGGGTGGCTTCAACGTCAGCCTCGGCCGCCAGGGCACGAAACCGCTGGGCTGCGAGGAAACCGAGGTTTGCATCCGCGCAGCCATCGGGGCACCAGGATCGCGGGTTGTGTACGAGCCCTCAGCCCTTGTCCGCCACCATGTCCCGGTCCAGCGCGGCACCTTCCGCTACATGATGGAGCGCGCCTGGTCCGAGGGTCTTTCCAAGGCGCAAGTCAGCCAGGTGGTCGGCCACAAACGCGCCCTTGGTCCGGAACGGCGGTACGTACGCAGCGTCCTGCCGAGGGCAGTCTTCTCCGCCCTCACGGACTGGAGGAAGGGCACCGACCCGCAGGGGCTGAACCGCGCCGCCGCCTACGTGGCGGTGTTGACGGTCACCGCGGCGGGCTACTTCAGGGGACGGCGGCTCGCCGCAGGCTCCGAACCTCTCCTTGCCGGCGCGATTCCGGCGGCGAGGCAGCCATGGCGGGAAGCCACGTGATCGACGTCGAAAATGAGGTGATGCCGGATCCCGCCGGCCGGATCCTGGAACTGCTTCCGGCGATGCCGTCGGAAGCCGTTCCGGACTGGGCCGGAGCCCGATGGGTCGGAGCCGTGGATCTGGAGTCCCTCAACGGTTACAGCCAGCTGCGGCTCCAGGAATCGCTGGGTTACAGCCGGGCACGCCTGCTGGTCCGCAACGGAGCAGCCGTGCGGGGCTTCATTGAGCTCGACGCAACGGACGGGTCCCTCGCGCGGAGCCAGGTGGAGGCTGCGGCCGCGGAACTTCCCGCGGCCGCAGCGCCCCGGGCCGCCTCAGCCACGCCGTCCATCACCGTCATAGTGTGCACCCGCGACCGTGCCGAGTGCCTGCGGAAAGCCCTCGAAGCGATCCTCCGGCTGGACTACCCAAACTTCGATGTGATCGTGGTGGACAACGCAGCCCGCAGCAGTGACACCCGCGACATGGTCCGGAAGGAGTTTCCGGACCCGCGGTTGACGCTTATTTCCGAGCGCCGCCCGGGGTTGTCCCACGCCCGCAACGCCGGGCTGCGCCACGCACAGGGCGACATCGTCGCCTACACCGACGACGACGTGGTAGTGGACGAGGGATGGCTGCACGCGATTGCGGCCGGCTTTGAACAGGCCCCGGACGTGGCCTGCGTGACCGGCCTGGTGCCGGCCGGGGAACTGCGCTCGCAGGCCCAGGGATACTTCGACTCCAGGGTGGGTTGGTCAAAGACGGTGGCGCCGAAGGTCTACTCCCTGGCCGACCCACCGGCAGACCTCCCGGTCTTCCCTTTCTGCGTGGGAGCTTTCGGCACTGGAGCGAACTTCGCCCTGGACCGCCGGGCCGCGCTTGCCCTGGGCGCCTTCGATACGGCCCTGGGTGTGGGAACACGGACGGGCGGCGGTGAAGATCTGGACATGTTCACCCGCGTGATCCTGTCCGGGCGTTCGCTGGTGGTGCAGCCTTCGGCTGTCGTCTGGCACCGGCACCGGGCTGACCTTGAGGAACTCATCGTCCAGGCGCGCGGGTACGGCAACGGACTGGGAGCCTGGCTGGCAAAAATCTTCATGAATCCGCGCACGGCACGGATGGCCCTGGCACGCGCGCCGCGGGGCGCCGCGTACTTCCTGCGGAACATCCGCAGCCACCGCAGCGGTGCAGGGGTGCCCGGCTCCAGGGAACCTCGAAACCCGGTCGAGGCGAAAGCCCTGCGGACCGAGCTCGTCTATGTGGCGCTCGGCCCGCTCAACTATCTTCTACAGCGCCGGTTGGGTCGGCGCCGGCGGGCCGGCTAGGCGCCTCGGACGGAGACCCAAGCAACGCACAGTTTTGAGGGGATCTCGGCGTCACCATGGAACGCCGATTTCCCCTCGCCAAGTCCCGAACGAGCGAGGAAGTTTGAGTTCATGAGTCTCTTACTGGAAGACGAAAAGCCAGCCCCCAAAGCGCCCCTCCCGGCAGTGTCCCGGCTGGGGCCGGGGCGGCGTTTGGACGCCGGCCTCGCCCTGGCGGGCGCCGTCGTGGCTGTCCTGATCCTCCTCGACCTTGGTGGGCCGGCGCTGGCCCCGGTGACCATGGTCGGCTGCCTGGTGCTGCCGGGCTGGGTCCTCATCCGGCGGATTCCCGATGCGGACCCGCTGGCCCGCGCCGTGTTCACGATCGTCGCAAGCGCTGCAATCTTCACGATCCTGTCCCTTGCCATGGTGTGGACCGGGGTGTGGCAGCCGCGGCCGGTGGCAGCCGCCGTCCTGCTGGCGGCGTCGGCCCTGATCATGGCCGTCCCCGCACCTGCCGCCGTGTCAACGCGACGGCCGCTGGACTGGCGAGGGGCCTGGCGTCTGGAGGATTTGCGGCACCGGAGCCTTTCCAGCAACGTCCCGTGGGCGGTCCTTGCCGTCGCGATGGTGCTCTGGGGAGTGGCACTGGCCCTGACCGGAGACGAGCTTCACGGCGATAAGGGGCTGCTGACCACGTTCCCCGTGCTGTGGTACTTCGCTGCCGCCGGCGTCGCCGCTCTGTGCATCTGGGGAGTCGCCGCCCGCCGGATGGCCTCCACGGCGTTCCTGGCGGCCTCCTTTACCGGGCTGGTTGCTGTGCTTTACGCGTCGGCGGCGATGGTCGTCAGTGTCCCCCGGTTGCCTTGGTCCTACAAGCACATCGCGGTCACCAATTACATCGGCGCTACCGGCCAAGTTGACGCCACGATCGACATCTACAACCGGTGGCCAGGGTTCTTCTCGGTAAGCGCCTTCCTCGGCGAAGTGGCCGGGTACCGCGACGCTGTGGGCTACGCCTCCCTTGCGGAGTTCTCCTTTGCCCTGCTGGACGTGGCGATCGTCCTGGCGATCGTCCGGACCCTGAGCTCCAACCCCCGGATCTATTGGACGGCCACGCTGGTCTTTGCCCTGACGAATTGGGTCAACCAGAACTATTACTCACCCCAGGCATTCTCCTACACCCTGTACCTCACGATGTGCCTGGTCGCCCTGACCTTCCTGCGCAGCGCCCCGGTCAAGTTCGCTGCGGCCTTCGAGGGCCGTCTTGGCAGGCTGCAGCGCCGCTCCGGCCGGCGCCGGGCGGCCGTGGCAGGTGCCGAAGCTCCCGTGCCAGCCGCGGCCATGGTGGTCCCCGCTGCCGTTGCCCTGCTCGTCCTGCAGGCCGTGGCCGTCGCCAGCCACCAGCTGACGCCCTACCTGGCTTGCCTGGCGCTGGCCCCGCTCTTTGTTTTCGGCTACTTCAGGCCAAAGTGGCTGGCGCCCGCCCTGGCGCTCGTCGCCATCGCCTACCTGCTGCCGAACCTGGATTACGTCGCCAACAAGTACGGTCTTTTCAGCGGTTTCGACGTCGTGAAGAACGCCAGTTACGACGTGCCGCAGGACCTCCCGTTTGGGGACATCTCGCGCTTGATGACACGCTCACCCGACGCCTTGTCCTTGTTGATCGGTGTCCTAGGACTGGCCGGTTTTGTCCGCAACGTGCTCCGCGGCAACGTCAGGCAGACGCTCATTGTCGCCTGGCTCGCGGCTGCACCAGTGTTCTGGCTGATGGTGCAGTCCTACGGCGGGGAAGCCAAATTCCGGGTCTACCTCTTCGCCCTGCCTTTTCTCGCCGTCGGCGCCGCCTGGCTGTTCTGGTCCGGTCCGCTCCGCACCCGCAAGGCAGCGCTCGGCGCCACCGCGGCACTGACCGCGATGGCCGTGCTGTTCACCGTTGCCTACTTCCAGTCGGAGGCCAAGTTCCGCGTCCAGAAGACGGACGTGGTCGCGGCAGAGTGGCTGGACGGCCAAGTGCAGCCCAAAGACGCCATCTTTCAGACCAGTGCCTTCTTCCCGCTCCTGATCGGGCCCAACTATCCCAGCTACCTGGAGTGGGGCCGGCTGACCTCGCTGACCAAACTGATCCAGTCCTCCGACTACCAGCTGACCGCTGCCGAAATCGAGCAGTACGCACACAAGAACTGGAATCCGGATCGCGTCTTTGTCGTCTTCTCAGACTCCCAGCTTGCGCAGGTCACCAGGGACAAGCTGTTCGACGCCGACAAACTCCCGGCACTGGAACGGCAGCTCGCGTCAGCTAACAACGTTGACAAGGTCTTCAACAACGGTGCTGTCAGGATCTACCAAATCCAAAAAACCGGCTAGCGTGGGGAGGAAAGGCGTGCTGCTGGCCCGGGTTCTTTCCGTCCTGCTTGCGACAGCCTTAATGATCGCGGTGGCCATCCTCATCACGCCTGACGTCCCGGCCGGCCGAATGCCGGTCGGGGATATTCAGGGCTGGAAGCAGACCGGGGCGCAGGACTTCAAGGAGCCGGCGGAACGGGGGAGCGTGGGAGACGTTTACGGTCCCGACATGCGGGGCTACCACGATCTCCGGGACACCTCGGGCCAGGGGGTGTACACACCGGACTCCGTGCTCTCCGTCAAGAACGGGAAGCTCGACTTCTTCCTGCACTCGAAAGGGGGGAAACCCCGGGTGGCGAGCGTTGTGCCGTTCGGGTACGCGGGTCAAACCTATGGCCGGTATTCCATCCGGTTCCGAGCGGACAGCATGCCTGGCTACAAGATCGCTTTCCTGCTCTGGCCAACGAGCGACGACTGGCTGGACGGCGAGATCGACTGGCCGGAAGGTGAGCTCAATGGCCCCTTTTACGGGGTGTCCGCCATCAAGGACTCCCCGTTGAAAGGCCGGGACCGCTTCGACCCGGTGACGCGCAACACTTCGCCCACGGACGCTGCCGACTGGCATGTGGCGACGACGGAGTGGACGCCCGGCAAGGTCAAATGGTTCTGGGATGGGGGACTGGTGGGGGAGACGACAATGCCCGAGGGAGTACCGGATAAGGCGATGCGCTGGACGCTTCAATCCGAGACAAAGGACGGGGCCGACGCAACGACGCCGGCGCCCGGCACGTCGGGCCACATCGAGGTTGATTGGGTGGTGCAGTATGCGTATGCCCCGTAGCGGACTGCGTTCCGGC contains:
- a CDS encoding glycosyltransferase family 2 protein → MLDFNFRPSVSVVICSYTEQRWDLLMRVIDSVHGQTLKPEQVIVVVDHNVDLYKRLVATVQDVTLVESTGPQGLSGARNTGVGLVTSEIVAFLDDDAEADPFWLERLTALYDDSDVLAVGGMVEPVWEGGRPGHFGPELDWIVGCSHRGMPRVASEVRNVVGANMSFRREVLQHVGGFNVSLGRQGTKPLGCEETEVCIRAAIGAPGSRVVYEPSALVRHHVPVQRGTFRYMMERAWSEGLSKAQVSQVVGHKRALGPERRYVRSVLPRAVFSALTDWRKGTDPQGLNRAAAYVAVLTVTAAGYFRGRRLAAGSEPLLAGAIPAARQPWREAT
- a CDS encoding glycosyltransferase family 2 protein, giving the protein MAGSHVIDVENEVMPDPAGRILELLPAMPSEAVPDWAGARWVGAVDLESLNGYSQLRLQESLGYSRARLLVRNGAAVRGFIELDATDGSLARSQVEAAAAELPAAAAPRAASATPSITVIVCTRDRAECLRKALEAILRLDYPNFDVIVVDNAARSSDTRDMVRKEFPDPRLTLISERRPGLSHARNAGLRHAQGDIVAYTDDDVVVDEGWLHAIAAGFEQAPDVACVTGLVPAGELRSQAQGYFDSRVGWSKTVAPKVYSLADPPADLPVFPFCVGAFGTGANFALDRRAALALGAFDTALGVGTRTGGGEDLDMFTRVILSGRSLVVQPSAVVWHRHRADLEELIVQARGYGNGLGAWLAKIFMNPRTARMALARAPRGAAYFLRNIRSHRSGAGVPGSREPRNPVEAKALRTELVYVALGPLNYLLQRRLGRRRRAG
- a CDS encoding glycoside hydrolase family 16 protein is translated as MGRKGVLLARVLSVLLATALMIAVAILITPDVPAGRMPVGDIQGWKQTGAQDFKEPAERGSVGDVYGPDMRGYHDLRDTSGQGVYTPDSVLSVKNGKLDFFLHSKGGKPRVASVVPFGYAGQTYGRYSIRFRADSMPGYKIAFLLWPTSDDWLDGEIDWPEGELNGPFYGVSAIKDSPLKGRDRFDPVTRNTSPTDAADWHVATTEWTPGKVKWFWDGGLVGETTMPEGVPDKAMRWTLQSETKDGADATTPAPGTSGHIEVDWVVQYAYAP